Proteins from a single region of Catenulispora acidiphila DSM 44928:
- a CDS encoding S1C family serine protease: MTGFEHDPYQPEQPATGDPQPWGHPSSGPVLGPAHASASAYPPAYPSASSPSPAASEPMPPYTPPITSITPGYGNPGEAGGLGGPGSFGGPGGFGGPGGPGGPGYTTHPAFSPEPPRRPRRKRRMGMALIIAGTIAASAAAGGIAGTIASHNNSSNSASSSVPLNNTSVNTPVSNQTGTPTTTVGQVAKAALPTVVQVSVESYQGKSVGSGVILTADGLILTNNHVITDAANGNGQITITFNNGKTAQASIVGYDSGSDLAVIKAQSVSGLPTASLGDSSKIQIGDTVVAIGSPDGLQSTVTSGIVSALNRQVTVSSESSSRFSSGSQVTYSAIQTDASLNPGNSGGPLLNAQGQVIGINSAIYSPTSSANAQGGSVGLGFSIPIDQVKTMLAKLEGGQMS; this comes from the coding sequence ATGACCGGATTCGAGCACGACCCGTACCAGCCGGAGCAGCCCGCCACCGGCGACCCGCAGCCGTGGGGCCACCCGTCTTCCGGGCCGGTGCTCGGTCCGGCCCACGCCTCCGCGTCGGCTTACCCGCCGGCCTACCCGTCGGCCTCTTCGCCTTCGCCGGCCGCCTCCGAGCCGATGCCCCCGTACACGCCGCCGATCACCTCGATAACGCCGGGCTATGGCAACCCGGGCGAGGCCGGCGGTCTCGGCGGGCCTGGCAGTTTCGGCGGGCCTGGCGGTTTCGGCGGGCCTGGCGGTCCGGGCGGTCCCGGATACACCACGCATCCGGCGTTCTCCCCCGAGCCGCCGCGACGTCCGCGGCGCAAGCGCCGGATGGGCATGGCCCTGATCATCGCCGGCACCATCGCGGCCTCGGCCGCCGCCGGAGGCATCGCGGGGACCATAGCCAGCCACAACAACTCCTCCAACAGCGCCTCCTCGAGCGTGCCGCTGAACAACACGAGCGTGAACACCCCGGTCAGCAACCAGACCGGTACACCGACCACCACGGTCGGCCAGGTCGCCAAGGCCGCACTGCCCACGGTGGTCCAGGTCTCGGTGGAGTCCTATCAGGGCAAGTCGGTCGGCTCCGGCGTCATCCTGACCGCCGACGGCCTGATCCTCACGAACAACCATGTGATCACCGACGCGGCCAACGGCAACGGCCAGATCACCATCACCTTCAACAACGGCAAGACCGCCCAGGCGAGCATCGTCGGCTACGACAGCGGCAGCGACCTGGCGGTGATCAAGGCGCAGAGCGTCAGCGGCCTGCCCACCGCCAGCCTCGGCGACAGCAGCAAGATCCAGATCGGCGACACGGTGGTCGCCATCGGCTCCCCCGACGGCCTGCAGAGCACGGTGACCAGCGGCATCGTCAGCGCCCTGAACCGCCAGGTGACGGTCAGCAGCGAGTCCTCGAGCCGGTTCTCCAGCGGCAGCCAGGTCACCTACAGCGCGATCCAGACCGACGCCAGCCTCAACCCCGGCAACAGCGGCGGCCCGCTGCTGAACGCCCAGGGCCAGGTCATAGGCATCAACTCGGCCATCTACTCGCCGACCAGCTCCGCCAACGCCCAGGGCGGCAGCGTCGGACTCGGCTTCTCGATCCCGATCGACCAGGTCAAGACCATGCTCGCCAAGCTCGAAGGCGGTCAGATGAGCTAG
- a CDS encoding nucleotidyltransferase domain-containing protein has product MDRDPLPDARALVRERYPQAVYAVLAGSVLTAHRTPGSDLDIVVALPPGDPLAPRRESLVFRDWPVELFVHDEQTLDQWLAKEYRERKPSLYRMVGRGTPIVGDPADRQAYCRAVLDAGPDPMGPAQLEAARYGLTDLLDDLFHAGDPGERQVIAATLWTAAGHHALVAGNRWDGTGKWLLRELRDHDPDLADRWLAAQHDAAAVEAFARDVLDRLGGPLFDGYQAVAPRAETTKTTKTTKTTEFTRST; this is encoded by the coding sequence ATGGACCGTGATCCGCTTCCCGACGCCCGAGCCCTGGTGCGCGAACGTTATCCCCAGGCTGTGTACGCCGTGCTGGCCGGCAGTGTCCTGACCGCGCACCGAACGCCCGGCTCGGATCTCGACATCGTCGTGGCACTCCCACCCGGCGATCCGCTGGCGCCGCGCCGCGAGTCGCTCGTCTTCCGCGACTGGCCGGTCGAGCTGTTCGTGCACGACGAGCAGACCCTCGACCAGTGGCTGGCCAAGGAGTATCGCGAGCGCAAGCCGAGCCTGTACCGGATGGTCGGCCGCGGAACACCGATCGTCGGCGACCCGGCCGACCGGCAGGCATATTGCCGCGCGGTCCTGGACGCCGGGCCGGATCCGATGGGACCGGCACAGCTGGAAGCGGCGCGCTACGGCCTCACCGATCTGCTCGACGATCTCTTCCACGCCGGCGATCCCGGCGAGCGCCAGGTCATCGCGGCCACGCTGTGGACCGCCGCCGGGCATCACGCGCTGGTCGCCGGAAACCGCTGGGACGGCACCGGCAAATGGCTGCTCCGCGAGTTGCGCGACCACGACCCGGACCTGGCCGACCGCTGGCTGGCCGCCCAGCACGACGCGGCCGCGGTCGAGGCGTTCGCCCGCGACGTCCTGGACCGTCTCGGCGGACCGCTTTTCGACGGCTACCAGGCTGTCGCGCCGCGAGCGGAGACCACGAAGACCACGAAGACCACGAAGACCACAGAGTTCACCCGGTCCACCTAG
- a CDS encoding ATP-binding protein, with protein MSYWSRSFPGLAENLAEVRQFIQMVLGDAPGAELVVLAGSELAGNAIVHTASGAPGGQFVVHLAAFADRWQVRVDDAGSPTEPRVLVDSMDEHCDWDSESGRGLAMVASISRKWGVLGDRAARAVWAEIPCPVPPGGGIESVMSGGMLEALESVARALENENRPPYQELDTSSATAPATAAVPSVAIAPARWPGTMPSDPARAERIRRQASHAAFQRALIESAYAETLGPRPLPYWPPFPNPLALQGSSPGTRPR; from the coding sequence ATGTCGTATTGGTCTCGCTCCTTCCCCGGACTGGCCGAGAACCTCGCCGAGGTCCGCCAGTTCATCCAGATGGTGCTCGGCGACGCGCCGGGCGCGGAGCTGGTGGTCCTGGCCGGGTCCGAACTGGCCGGCAACGCCATCGTGCACACCGCCAGCGGCGCGCCCGGCGGCCAGTTCGTGGTGCACCTCGCGGCCTTCGCGGACCGCTGGCAGGTGCGGGTCGACGACGCGGGCTCGCCGACCGAGCCGCGTGTCCTGGTCGACAGCATGGACGAGCACTGCGACTGGGACTCGGAGTCCGGGCGCGGGCTGGCGATGGTCGCCTCGATCTCCCGGAAGTGGGGCGTGCTCGGCGACCGGGCCGCGCGGGCGGTGTGGGCCGAGATCCCTTGTCCCGTCCCGCCCGGCGGCGGGATCGAGTCGGTGATGTCCGGCGGCATGCTCGAAGCCTTGGAGTCCGTGGCACGCGCGCTGGAAAACGAAAATCGGCCGCCGTATCAGGAACTTGATACTTCTTCAGCCACCGCGCCCGCGACGGCCGCTGTCCCTTCTGTGGCCATCGCGCCGGCGCGGTGGCCTGGAACGATGCCCAGCGATCCGGCGCGGGCCGAACGGATCCGGCGGCAGGCCAGCCACGCCGCCTTCCAGCGCGCGCTGATCGAGAGCGCGTACGCCGAAACGCTCGGGCCGCGTCCGCTGCCGTACTGGCCACCGTTCCCGAATCCGCTTGCTCTGCAAGGGTCTTCGCCCGGGACGCGTCCTCGATAG
- a CDS encoding helix-turn-helix domain-containing protein, whose product MSAVRSPYAAKLGGRIRQFRMERALSSGELAAAASVTSSAVSKVEHGKMVPSRDVLARIVTALNLPAEEQESLFDLLGQAAADAASNRGYGKGLTLLNQIADRERVCSAVSTFSNSIIPRLLQTAEYARDANRLTPWLSEREVGKAAMTHTERQSVLFEDGREFTFLITEGVLRTWPGELTVMAAQFDRLRQMAVHPGVRVGILPWTSAMRGLPMVTFTLYDDREVAVEMFTGELLMAQPDKVSTHVAQFRRFEESAVYGEEAIGLINRVEMDLARLPPLALDEDLSSK is encoded by the coding sequence ATGAGTGCGGTGCGAAGTCCTTACGCGGCCAAGCTGGGCGGCCGGATCCGGCAGTTCCGGATGGAGCGCGCGCTGTCCAGCGGCGAGCTCGCGGCCGCCGCCTCTGTCACGTCCTCGGCGGTGTCCAAGGTCGAGCACGGCAAGATGGTCCCCAGCCGGGACGTGCTGGCCCGGATCGTCACTGCTTTGAACCTGCCGGCCGAGGAGCAGGAGAGCCTGTTCGACCTGCTCGGCCAAGCCGCCGCCGATGCCGCGAGCAACCGCGGCTACGGCAAGGGCCTGACCCTGCTGAACCAGATCGCCGACCGCGAGCGGGTCTGCTCGGCGGTGTCGACGTTCTCGAACTCGATCATCCCGCGCCTGCTGCAGACCGCCGAGTACGCCCGCGACGCCAACCGGCTCACCCCCTGGCTGTCCGAGCGCGAGGTCGGCAAGGCCGCGATGACCCACACCGAGCGGCAGTCGGTGCTGTTCGAGGACGGCCGGGAGTTCACCTTCCTGATCACCGAGGGCGTCCTGCGCACCTGGCCCGGCGAGCTGACGGTGATGGCCGCGCAGTTCGACCGGCTGCGGCAGATGGCGGTGCATCCCGGGGTGCGAGTCGGGATCCTGCCCTGGACCTCGGCGATGCGCGGGCTGCCGATGGTCACCTTCACCCTGTACGACGACCGCGAGGTCGCGGTGGAGATGTTCACCGGCGAGCTGCTGATGGCGCAGCCTGACAAGGTCTCGACACATGTCGCGCAGTTCCGGCGGTTCGAGGAGTCGGCTGTGTACGGTGAAGAGGCGATCGGCCTGATCAACCGGGTGGAGATGGACCTCGCGCGGCTGCCCCCGCTGGCTCTGGATGAGGATCTGTCATCCAAATAA
- a CDS encoding helix-turn-helix domain-containing protein, protein MSPARSVLAEELGRRLRRHRLDLGLSGLEVAARAGVTQPSVSKIERGMMLPSTEVLERVLGVLGLADEHRTDLRDLLTRAVDDAADRRRHGRGLALLDAIAERERNTTALRSFSTSMIPPLLQTADYARYAARLTPWMSERELGRASALHLERQGVLFEQGRSFEFLLTESALRLCPGPPTLAATQADRLRVLSALPGVRIGIVPDSAAVSEVFPLYGFTLHDDAAVAVETFTGELLLSRADEIAAHAAVLDGYAAGADYDLETATGLLTSDRRPLASIPAPAGAGTG, encoded by the coding sequence ATGAGCCCAGCACGCAGCGTATTAGCTGAAGAACTCGGTCGGCGTCTGCGTCGGCACCGACTGGACCTCGGCTTGTCCGGACTCGAAGTCGCCGCCCGCGCCGGTGTCACCCAGCCCTCGGTGTCGAAGATCGAACGCGGCATGATGCTCCCCTCCACCGAGGTGCTGGAGCGCGTGCTCGGCGTCCTGGGCCTGGCCGACGAGCACCGCACCGACCTGCGCGACCTGCTCACCCGGGCGGTCGACGACGCCGCCGACCGCCGCCGGCACGGCCGCGGCCTGGCGCTGCTGGACGCGATCGCCGAGCGCGAGCGCAACACCACGGCCCTGCGGTCGTTCTCCACCTCGATGATCCCGCCCCTGCTGCAGACCGCCGACTACGCCCGGTACGCCGCGCGCCTGACGCCGTGGATGTCAGAGCGCGAACTCGGCCGCGCCTCCGCCCTGCACCTGGAGCGCCAGGGCGTGCTGTTCGAACAGGGACGCAGCTTCGAGTTCCTGCTCACCGAGAGCGCCCTGCGCCTGTGCCCGGGTCCGCCCACGCTCGCCGCGACCCAGGCCGACCGGCTGCGCGTGCTCTCGGCGCTGCCCGGCGTGCGGATCGGCATCGTCCCGGACTCGGCCGCGGTCTCGGAGGTGTTCCCGCTGTACGGGTTCACGCTCCACGACGACGCGGCCGTGGCCGTGGAAACCTTCACCGGCGAGTTGCTGCTCTCTCGCGCCGACGAGATCGCCGCGCACGCCGCGGTCCTCGACGGCTACGCGGCCGGCGCCGACTACGACCTGGAGACGGCCACCGGACTTCTCACGAGTGACAGGCGCCCGCTGGCGTCTATCCCGGCGCCGGCCGGGGCAGGAACCGGCTGA
- a CDS encoding TMEM165/GDT1 family protein, giving the protein MSLTALLTAFGVVFLAELPDKTAIASLILGARYRPSWVFAGVAAAFVVHVALAVAAGSLLTLVPRRPLEAIVAVLFLGGAVLMLRSHGREAGEEEAEEAPDLGDDAGFGKVAGTAFGVIMVAEFGDLTQIVTANLAAKFADPLAVGLGATLGLWAVGGLAIVGGRSLLKVLPLHLIVRLAALVMVVLAGVSLWQAVAG; this is encoded by the coding sequence ATGAGCCTGACCGCCCTGCTGACCGCGTTCGGCGTGGTGTTCCTGGCCGAACTGCCGGACAAGACCGCGATCGCGTCCCTGATCCTGGGCGCCCGGTACCGGCCGTCCTGGGTGTTCGCCGGGGTGGCGGCGGCCTTCGTGGTGCACGTCGCGCTCGCCGTCGCGGCCGGCTCGCTGCTCACCCTGGTCCCGCGGCGTCCGCTGGAGGCCATCGTCGCGGTGCTGTTCCTCGGCGGCGCGGTGCTGATGCTGCGCAGCCACGGCCGCGAGGCCGGTGAGGAAGAGGCCGAAGAAGCCCCGGACCTCGGCGACGACGCCGGTTTCGGCAAGGTGGCCGGGACCGCGTTCGGGGTGATCATGGTCGCCGAGTTCGGGGACCTGACACAGATCGTGACCGCGAACCTGGCAGCGAAGTTCGCCGATCCGCTCGCCGTCGGCCTCGGCGCCACCCTGGGTTTGTGGGCGGTCGGCGGACTGGCCATCGTCGGCGGGCGCAGTCTGCTCAAGGTGCTGCCGCTGCACCTGATCGTGCGGCTGGCGGCGCTGGTGATGGTCGTGCTGGCCGGCGTCAGCCTGTGGCAGGCCGTCGCCGGCTGA
- a CDS encoding TetR/AcrR family transcriptional regulator, producing MSNRDDLLAGAKKCLLEKGYSRTTARDIAQASGVSLAAIGYHFGSKDALMNEAMFQAIGEWGDHLEEAFAKAGPNLSVQERFARVFDDVSATFDENQALWMASFELIIEIDRIPGARDMFRKAIPEARTGLANLILGIPEEDVDKDMEMGAGAVLYSLMAGLLIQRFADTGQTPTGADLARGLRQLADVLEADVLKSSDKAAAVS from the coding sequence ATGAGCAACCGTGACGACCTCCTCGCGGGGGCCAAGAAGTGCCTGCTGGAGAAGGGCTACTCGCGCACCACGGCGCGCGACATCGCCCAGGCCTCGGGCGTCAGCCTGGCCGCGATCGGCTACCACTTCGGCTCCAAGGACGCGCTGATGAACGAGGCGATGTTCCAGGCCATCGGGGAGTGGGGCGACCACTTGGAGGAGGCCTTCGCCAAGGCCGGCCCGAATCTGTCGGTCCAGGAGCGCTTCGCCCGGGTCTTCGACGACGTCTCCGCGACCTTCGACGAGAACCAGGCGCTGTGGATGGCCAGCTTCGAGCTGATCATCGAGATCGACCGCATCCCCGGCGCGCGCGACATGTTCCGGAAGGCGATCCCGGAGGCGCGCACGGGCCTTGCCAACCTGATCCTCGGCATCCCCGAGGAAGATGTGGACAAGGACATGGAGATGGGAGCCGGCGCTGTCCTGTACTCCCTGATGGCCGGTCTGCTCATCCAACGCTTCGCCGACACCGGGCAGACGCCGACCGGAGCCGATCTGGCCCGAGGACTGCGTCAGCTCGCTGATGTCCTAGAGGCTGATGTCCTTAAGAGCAGCGACAAAGCGGCCGCAGTCTCTTAA
- a CDS encoding MFS transporter, which produces MTTTQNPGTAPAPRAGRKEWIGLAVLVLPCLLISMDMSVLLFGLPFISASLKPSATQQLWIMDAYGFALAGLLITMGAVGDRIGRRRLLLIGATAFGAASVVAAYSGSAEVLIGTRALLGVAGATLMPSTMALIRNMFHDPKQRQTAISLWTGGLIGGVTLGPIVGGALLNHFWWGSVFLINLPAMALLLILGPLLLPEYKAPADGRRFDVLGSVLSMAAVFPAVYGIKQLAVDGFSATAAGSLAFGIALAVAFVLRQHTAKNPLIDMELFRKPAFRAPMLVNLCGNFVLMGFSLFNTQYLQSVAGMRPFTAALWSMAAMPFVSVGMGVTGALTTKVRPGRIIGVAFLVSSAGALVLTLAHPGNPIVVLLIGAGIAAGGVVAAQSIVGNMVMAAAPAERAGSASALNETGAELGSSLGMALLGSVGAAIYHHKMQTVGASGAPDAAVRAGHETIGGADALAAQFPGPATHALLTTARDAYASGLHTAAGVGAVVLFLTALFAFRALRNEPVLPAAPKKEKGTKSKDAMPAEISPDYAAQAV; this is translated from the coding sequence ATGACGACGACTCAGAACCCTGGAACCGCCCCCGCTCCGCGGGCCGGCCGCAAGGAGTGGATCGGCCTGGCCGTCCTGGTCCTGCCGTGCCTGCTCATCTCGATGGACATGTCGGTCCTGCTGTTCGGGCTGCCGTTCATCAGCGCGTCCCTCAAGCCCAGCGCCACCCAGCAGCTGTGGATCATGGACGCCTACGGGTTCGCCCTGGCGGGCCTGCTGATCACCATGGGAGCCGTCGGCGACCGCATCGGCCGGCGCCGGCTGCTCCTGATCGGCGCGACAGCGTTCGGTGCGGCGTCGGTCGTCGCCGCCTACTCCGGAAGCGCGGAGGTGCTGATCGGTACCCGGGCGCTGCTCGGTGTGGCCGGCGCGACGCTGATGCCCTCGACGATGGCCTTGATCCGCAACATGTTCCACGACCCCAAGCAGCGGCAGACCGCCATCTCGCTGTGGACCGGCGGCCTGATCGGCGGCGTGACCCTGGGCCCGATCGTCGGCGGGGCGCTGCTGAACCACTTCTGGTGGGGCTCGGTTTTTCTGATCAACCTGCCGGCGATGGCGCTGCTGCTGATCCTGGGCCCGCTGCTGCTGCCGGAGTACAAGGCGCCCGCCGACGGCCGCCGGTTCGACGTCCTGGGATCGGTGCTGTCGATGGCCGCGGTCTTCCCGGCGGTGTACGGCATCAAGCAGCTGGCCGTGGACGGTTTCAGCGCCACCGCCGCCGGGTCGCTGGCGTTCGGCATAGCACTCGCCGTCGCCTTCGTGTTGCGGCAGCACACCGCGAAGAACCCGCTGATCGACATGGAGCTCTTCCGCAAGCCGGCCTTCCGGGCGCCGATGCTGGTGAACCTGTGCGGCAACTTCGTCCTGATGGGCTTCAGCCTGTTCAACACGCAGTATCTGCAGTCGGTGGCCGGGATGCGGCCGTTCACCGCGGCGCTGTGGTCGATGGCTGCGATGCCGTTCGTCAGCGTCGGCATGGGAGTCACCGGCGCGCTGACCACCAAGGTCCGTCCCGGGCGGATCATCGGCGTGGCGTTCCTGGTCTCCTCGGCCGGTGCGCTGGTGCTGACCTTGGCACACCCGGGTAACCCCATCGTGGTGCTGCTGATCGGCGCGGGTATCGCGGCCGGGGGTGTCGTGGCGGCGCAGAGCATCGTCGGGAACATGGTGATGGCCGCGGCTCCGGCCGAGCGGGCCGGTTCGGCCTCGGCGCTGAACGAGACCGGTGCGGAACTGGGCAGCTCGTTGGGCATGGCGCTGCTGGGCAGCGTCGGCGCCGCGATCTACCACCACAAGATGCAGACCGTCGGCGCCTCGGGTGCTCCGGACGCGGCGGTGCGGGCGGGCCACGAGACGATCGGCGGCGCGGACGCCCTGGCCGCGCAGTTCCCCGGCCCGGCCACCCACGCGCTGCTGACGACGGCGCGCGACGCCTACGCCTCGGGTCTGCACACCGCGGCCGGGGTCGGGGCTGTGGTGCTGTTCCTCACCGCGCTGTTCGCCTTCCGGGCGCTGCGCAATGAGCCGGTGCTGCCGGCGGCGCCGAAGAAGGAGAAGGGCACGAAGAGCAAGGACGCGATGCCGGCCGAGATCTCGCCCGACTATGCCGCCCAGGCGGTGTGA
- a CDS encoding SDR family oxidoreductase — protein sequence MTIAITAAGGHLGRLVVEDLLARGVPAGQIRAIVRTPEKVQDFADRGVQVVRGDYADVPGLTEALRGADKWVFISSSGSDEDRLSQHLTAIQAGKAAGVPHVVYTSIPKAETNPISFASVHKETEAAIKESGLPHTFLRNNWYWENLTASLPNAIEHGAIIGAVGEGLTAFAARADYAAAAAVVATTEGHEGKIYELTGDRAYSYAEIAAEISRQTGKEIAAVNLDPEEYRKTLAGFGLPDFLSAGLAHADSKIAEGALADVTSDLSTLIGRPTTTVAEAITDALKA from the coding sequence ATGACCATCGCCATCACCGCCGCCGGCGGCCACCTCGGCCGGCTCGTCGTCGAGGACCTGCTGGCGCGCGGCGTCCCGGCGGGGCAGATCCGCGCCATCGTGCGCACCCCGGAGAAGGTCCAGGACTTCGCCGACCGCGGGGTGCAGGTGGTCCGAGGCGACTACGCCGACGTCCCCGGCCTGACCGAGGCGCTGCGCGGCGCCGACAAGTGGGTCTTCATCTCCTCCAGCGGCTCCGACGAGGACCGCTTGAGCCAGCACCTGACCGCGATCCAGGCGGGCAAGGCGGCCGGCGTGCCCCACGTCGTCTACACCTCGATCCCGAAGGCCGAGACCAACCCGATCAGCTTCGCCTCGGTCCACAAGGAGACCGAGGCCGCGATCAAGGAGTCCGGTCTGCCGCACACCTTCCTGCGGAACAACTGGTACTGGGAGAACCTGACCGCGAGCCTGCCGAACGCCATCGAGCACGGCGCGATCATCGGCGCCGTCGGCGAGGGCCTGACCGCGTTCGCCGCGCGGGCCGACTACGCCGCCGCGGCCGCGGTCGTCGCCACCACCGAGGGCCACGAGGGCAAGATTTACGAGCTCACCGGCGACCGCGCCTACAGCTACGCCGAGATCGCCGCCGAGATCTCGCGCCAGACCGGCAAGGAGATCGCGGCCGTGAACCTGGACCCCGAGGAGTACCGGAAGACGCTGGCCGGCTTCGGTCTGCCGGACTTCCTGTCCGCGGGTCTGGCCCACGCGGACTCAAAGATCGCCGAGGGCGCGCTGGCCGACGTCACCAGCGACCTCAGCACCCTGATCGGCCGCCCGACCACCACGGTCGCCGAGGCGATCACGGACGCGCTCAAGGCCTGA
- a CDS encoding winged helix-turn-helix transcriptional regulator: MSTRVVTPGVVTPEAEERALGMAYDVVYDVLQAPCPSRQALEHVTGRWGALIMMALREGPVRFNELRRRVDGVSEKMLSQGLQALERDGFVAREVQSTMPPKVEYQLTPLGTQTSDRLADLVEFLEGRMPEVEAAQARHDEAASAAASVSASA, translated from the coding sequence ATGAGTACGCGCGTCGTGACACCCGGAGTCGTGACCCCCGAAGCGGAAGAGCGCGCCCTCGGCATGGCCTACGACGTCGTCTATGACGTCCTGCAGGCGCCGTGTCCGTCGCGTCAGGCGCTCGAGCACGTGACCGGCCGCTGGGGTGCGCTGATCATGATGGCTCTGCGGGAAGGGCCGGTCCGGTTCAACGAGCTGCGCCGCCGCGTCGACGGCGTGAGCGAGAAGATGCTGTCCCAAGGGCTTCAAGCCTTGGAGCGGGACGGTTTCGTGGCCCGCGAGGTGCAGTCCACGATGCCGCCGAAGGTCGAGTACCAGCTGACGCCGCTCGGTACGCAGACCTCGGACCGGCTGGCGGACCTGGTGGAGTTCCTGGAGGGCCGGATGCCGGAGGTCGAGGCCGCGCAGGCCCGCCATGATGAGGCCGCCTCCGCCGCCGCCTCGGTGTCCGCTTCCGCGTAG
- a CDS encoding tyrosine-protein phosphatase: MTRHVEFQRLHNFRDLGGYPAGAGRATKWGVLYRSDNLRKLNESDDVERFRALDVHTVVDLRYPWEIEQSGRVPDFPGLRYVNLSIEHQPYDQGALGDDFDPWRFLADRYMEVAQDGGKEIRGVLDVIADPESGTTVFHCASGKDRTGIIAMLVLSLIGVSEDDVVADFALTELATERLIADWKAFYPDRELTWSAYARAPKEPMELFIADLKSRYGSVEGYAEQELGVDEALVAALKAKLVDVEG; the protein is encoded by the coding sequence ATGACCCGACACGTGGAATTCCAGCGCCTGCACAACTTCCGTGACCTCGGCGGCTATCCGGCCGGCGCCGGTCGCGCGACGAAGTGGGGCGTGCTGTACCGGTCGGACAACCTGCGGAAGCTGAACGAGTCCGATGATGTCGAGCGCTTCCGTGCGCTGGACGTCCACACGGTCGTCGATCTGCGGTACCCGTGGGAGATCGAGCAGTCCGGCCGGGTTCCGGACTTCCCGGGACTGCGCTACGTCAACCTGAGCATCGAGCACCAGCCGTACGACCAGGGTGCGCTGGGAGACGACTTCGATCCGTGGCGCTTCCTTGCGGATCGCTATATGGAGGTCGCGCAGGACGGCGGTAAGGAGATCCGCGGAGTCCTGGACGTCATCGCCGATCCGGAGTCCGGGACGACGGTCTTCCACTGCGCTTCCGGCAAGGACCGGACCGGCATCATCGCCATGCTGGTCCTCAGCTTGATCGGGGTATCTGAGGACGACGTAGTAGCCGACTTCGCTCTGACGGAGTTGGCGACGGAGCGGCTGATCGCGGACTGGAAGGCTTTCTATCCCGATCGCGAACTCACATGGTCCGCGTATGCGCGCGCTCCTAAGGAACCGATGGAGCTGTTCATCGCTGATCTGAAGTCCCGCTACGGCTCTGTAGAGGGGTACGCAGAACAGGAACTCGGCGTCGACGAGGCTTTGGTCGCCGCGTTGAAGGCGAAGCTAGTCGACGTCGAGGGTTAG
- a CDS encoding GNAT family N-acetyltransferase: MTDIEIRPATLDDLDGLSHDSAELFAEDGLARDRLRDPDWPRDNNRAWCAGLIAAPDALVLVATEEGTVVGHLIGTFSPASSMWTAARAELVSTHVAPSYRGQGIGGRMVEDFIAWGKDRGAARLHVSAYTANSAAIRFYQRFGFVPLSIELTLDVD, from the coding sequence ATGACCGACATCGAGATCCGCCCGGCGACTCTGGACGATCTGGACGGCCTCAGCCACGACAGCGCCGAACTGTTCGCGGAGGACGGCCTCGCGCGGGATCGCCTGCGCGACCCGGACTGGCCGCGCGACAACAACCGCGCGTGGTGCGCTGGACTGATCGCCGCCCCTGATGCCCTGGTACTGGTCGCCACAGAGGAAGGCACTGTAGTCGGGCACCTGATAGGCACTTTTAGCCCGGCGTCCTCTATGTGGACCGCAGCGCGCGCCGAACTGGTCAGTACGCATGTAGCGCCCTCCTATAGAGGACAAGGGATCGGCGGACGCATGGTCGAGGACTTCATCGCCTGGGGAAAGGACCGCGGCGCGGCGCGCCTCCACGTCTCCGCGTATACGGCGAACAGCGCCGCGATCCGCTTCTATCAGCGCTTCGGCTTCGTACCGCTGTCGATCGAGCTAACCCTCGACGTCGACTAG
- a CDS encoding LysE family translocator has protein sequence MLATLLPFLIACTAVAAVPGQSTALIIRQSIRGGKRAGFATVLGNESGVFVWGCAAAFGFTALLAASEIAYDGMRVVGACVLVWFAVQSFRSARRMKQDEAAEETDELGGDARTKGPLWSYRAGLLTNLANPKAAIFAMSFLPQFVPAHAPKLPTMVLLAATWAVYEVFYYSLYVWCVQRLRAFFSRREVRRRMEQISGTVMLGLAVRMVVENS, from the coding sequence ATGCTGGCAACCCTGCTGCCCTTCCTCATCGCCTGCACGGCGGTCGCCGCGGTCCCCGGACAGAGCACGGCGCTGATCATCCGCCAGTCGATCCGAGGCGGGAAGCGCGCCGGCTTCGCGACCGTGCTGGGCAACGAGAGCGGCGTGTTCGTCTGGGGCTGTGCCGCCGCCTTCGGCTTCACCGCGCTGCTCGCCGCCTCCGAGATCGCCTATGACGGGATGCGTGTCGTCGGCGCCTGTGTGCTGGTGTGGTTCGCGGTCCAGTCCTTCCGGTCCGCCCGCAGGATGAAGCAGGACGAAGCCGCCGAGGAGACCGACGAACTCGGCGGCGACGCGCGGACCAAGGGCCCGCTGTGGTCCTACCGCGCCGGGCTGCTGACGAACCTGGCGAATCCGAAGGCGGCGATCTTCGCGATGTCCTTCCTGCCGCAGTTCGTCCCGGCGCACGCCCCGAAGCTTCCGACGATGGTCCTGCTGGCCGCGACCTGGGCCGTATACGAGGTCTTCTACTACTCGCTCTACGTCTGGTGCGTCCAGCGGCTGCGCGCGTTCTTCAGCCGGCGCGAGGTCCGCCGCCGCATGGAGCAGATCTCCGGCACGGTCATGCTGGGCCTGGCCGTCCGGATGGTCGTCGAGAACAGCTGA